In a single window of the Luteolibacter yonseiensis genome:
- a CDS encoding DUF4082 domain-containing protein → MKKSILITTLASLVIASSASAAVTAFSLPTPVSTYSNAGNAQYVLGYTFTVGSNPLTVTDLGFFDAGGNGLGTAHPVTIWNSGGTVVGTATVSSGTTGTLEGGYRYTTVPEPITLSANTTYTIGATMYTNMDVSPANQSIAAATAAAGITLGSARSNMTGVFPTGDPNGLGHYLTANFKFNAVPEPGVALLAGIAAIPFLRRRR, encoded by the coding sequence ATGAAAAAATCCATCCTCATCACCACGCTTGCCTCTCTTGTGATCGCGTCCAGCGCGTCCGCGGCAGTAACGGCCTTTTCCCTTCCAACCCCGGTCTCAACCTACTCCAACGCGGGGAACGCCCAATACGTTCTGGGATACACCTTCACTGTGGGATCGAATCCTCTGACCGTCACTGATCTGGGCTTCTTTGACGCCGGTGGCAACGGATTGGGAACCGCCCATCCTGTGACGATCTGGAACAGCGGGGGAACTGTCGTGGGAACCGCGACGGTTTCCAGCGGAACGACCGGAACGCTGGAAGGCGGCTATCGATATACCACCGTTCCGGAGCCGATCACACTCAGTGCCAACACCACCTATACGATCGGAGCCACCATGTATACCAACATGGATGTTTCTCCGGCCAACCAATCCATCGCAGCGGCCACTGCCGCGGCGGGCATCACGCTGGGAAGCGCGCGAAGCAACATGACAGGTGTTTTTCCAACGGGTGATCCAAACGGATTGGGGCACTATCTAACAGCCAACTTCAAGTTCAATGCGGTCCCGGAACCGGGTGTCGCATTGCTCGCGGGTATCGCGGCCATTCCTTTTCTGCGGCGCCGCCGCTGA
- a CDS encoding NADP-dependent isocitrate dehydrogenase produces MSATPTIIYTKTDEAPALATYSFLPIVQAFTKHSGITVETRDISLAGRIISQFPDFLTDDQKIADHLSELGALTLTPEANIIKLPNISASVPQLKAAVAELQAKGYKLPDFPESPATDAEKDIKARYAKVMGSAVNPVLREGNSDRRAPKAVKDYAKAHPHSMGRWTADSKTTVGSMNGKGDFFSNEKSVTVPAATDVKIEFFGADGNSKVLKESTPLKAGEILDATFMSKAALVAFLGEQIALAKKEDVLLSLHMKATMMKVSDPIIFGHAVEVFFKDLIAKHAGTLKELGVDFRNGFGDLVAKIAKLPADKKAEIEADIQAGYEAGPALSMVNSDKGITNLHVPSDVIVDASMPAMIRAGGKVWDPAGKTGDTLAVIPDSSYAGIYQAVIDFCKKNGALDPKTMGSVPNVGLMAQAAEEYGSHNKTFEIPAKGTVKVTDSAGNVLLSHEVEEGDIWRACQTKDAPIQDWVKLAVKRAKASGDPAVFWLDKNRAHDAQIIAKVETYLKDHDTTGLDLHILPPAEACTFSLERIVQGKDTISVTGNVLRDYNTDLFPILEVGTSAKMLSIVPLMNGGGLFETGAGGSAPKHVEQFTEENYLRWDSLGEFFALAPSFEQISEIFSLPKAKVLADTLDAATGKFLEFDRSPGRKLGTIDNRGSHFYLALYWAQALAAQDNDAELKAIFTPVSEALFTHEARIVEELLAVQGKPVDIGGYFQPDDEKANAALRPSETFNHILAAI; encoded by the coding sequence ATGTCCGCGACTCCCACCATCATCTACACCAAGACCGACGAAGCTCCCGCCCTCGCCACCTATTCCTTCCTGCCGATCGTCCAAGCGTTCACGAAGCACTCGGGCATCACGGTGGAGACGCGCGACATTTCTTTGGCGGGGCGCATCATTTCGCAATTTCCGGACTTCCTCACCGACGACCAGAAGATCGCCGACCACCTTTCCGAACTCGGCGCGCTGACCCTCACCCCCGAGGCGAACATCATCAAACTGCCGAACATCTCCGCCTCCGTCCCCCAGCTCAAGGCCGCCGTCGCCGAGCTCCAGGCGAAGGGATACAAGCTTCCGGACTTCCCTGAAAGCCCGGCCACCGATGCGGAGAAGGACATCAAGGCCCGCTATGCGAAGGTCATGGGCAGCGCGGTGAACCCCGTGCTGCGCGAGGGAAATTCCGACCGCCGCGCCCCGAAAGCCGTGAAGGATTACGCGAAAGCCCACCCCCACTCGATGGGCAGGTGGACCGCCGACTCGAAGACCACCGTCGGCAGCATGAACGGCAAGGGCGATTTCTTCTCGAACGAAAAATCCGTCACCGTGCCGGCGGCCACCGATGTGAAAATCGAATTCTTCGGAGCGGACGGCAACAGCAAGGTCCTCAAGGAGTCCACCCCTCTCAAGGCCGGTGAGATCCTGGACGCCACCTTCATGAGCAAGGCCGCTCTCGTCGCTTTCCTTGGCGAACAGATCGCCCTCGCGAAAAAAGAGGACGTCCTGCTCTCGCTCCACATGAAGGCGACGATGATGAAGGTTTCCGATCCCATCATCTTCGGCCACGCCGTGGAGGTTTTCTTCAAGGATCTCATCGCCAAGCACGCCGGCACGCTCAAGGAACTCGGCGTCGATTTCCGCAACGGCTTCGGCGATCTCGTCGCGAAAATCGCCAAGCTGCCCGCTGACAAGAAAGCGGAGATCGAGGCGGACATCCAGGCCGGCTACGAAGCGGGTCCGGCCCTTTCCATGGTGAACTCCGACAAGGGCATCACCAACCTCCACGTCCCGTCCGACGTCATCGTGGACGCTTCCATGCCAGCCATGATCCGTGCGGGCGGGAAGGTCTGGGACCCGGCGGGCAAGACCGGCGACACCCTCGCCGTCATCCCGGATTCCAGCTACGCGGGCATCTACCAGGCCGTCATCGATTTCTGCAAAAAGAACGGCGCGCTCGACCCGAAAACCATGGGCAGCGTCCCGAACGTCGGCCTCATGGCACAGGCGGCGGAAGAATACGGCTCCCACAACAAGACCTTTGAAATCCCGGCGAAAGGCACCGTCAAGGTGACCGACTCCGCCGGAAACGTCCTCCTCTCCCATGAAGTCGAAGAGGGCGACATCTGGCGCGCCTGCCAGACCAAGGACGCCCCGATCCAGGATTGGGTGAAGCTCGCCGTCAAACGCGCCAAGGCCTCCGGCGACCCCGCCGTTTTCTGGCTGGACAAGAACCGCGCCCACGACGCCCAGATCATCGCCAAGGTCGAAACCTACCTCAAGGACCACGACACCACCGGCCTCGATCTCCACATCCTGCCGCCTGCCGAAGCCTGCACCTTCTCGCTCGAGCGCATCGTCCAAGGCAAGGACACCATCTCCGTAACCGGCAACGTCCTGCGCGACTACAACACCGACCTGTTCCCGATCCTCGAAGTCGGCACCTCCGCGAAAATGCTTTCCATCGTCCCCCTCATGAACGGCGGCGGACTCTTCGAAACCGGTGCGGGCGGTTCGGCGCCGAAGCACGTGGAGCAGTTCACCGAGGAAAACTACCTGCGCTGGGATTCCCTCGGCGAGTTCTTCGCGCTCGCTCCGTCGTTCGAGCAGATCAGCGAGATCTTCAGCCTGCCGAAGGCCAAGGTCCTCGCCGACACGCTGGACGCGGCAACCGGCAAGTTCCTGGAATTCGACCGCAGTCCGGGCCGCAAGCTCGGCACCATCGACAACCGCGGCTCGCATTTCTACCTCGCCCTCTACTGGGCGCAGGCGCTCGCCGCACAAGACAACGATGCCGAACTGAAAGCCATCTTCACCCCCGTCTCGGAAGCCCTCTTCACCCACGAGGCCCGCATCGTCGAGGAACTCCTCGCCGTGCAGGGCAAGCCTGTGGACATCGGCGGCTACTTCCAGCCGGATGATGAAAAAGCCAACGCCGCGCTCCGCCCGAGCGAGACGTTCAACCACATCCTCGCGGCGATCTGA
- a CDS encoding DUF6941 family protein, which yields MDIQIATLCDFAADYNGKLVISGTFDTLAARATPVVHPACALAMRFCFTPEDAGRHKLSINIINEDGESLDPNNMPIEPEFEVQLPKNVPFLTRNIVMNLQGLRFEEAGIYSIDIGCDGEVLVRLPLRIVQVSQGPNGETQLA from the coding sequence ATGGACATCCAAATCGCCACTCTTTGTGACTTCGCTGCCGACTACAACGGCAAGCTCGTCATTTCCGGAACCTTCGACACACTCGCGGCGCGTGCCACCCCCGTGGTGCACCCTGCCTGCGCGCTCGCCATGCGCTTCTGCTTCACCCCGGAAGATGCCGGCCGTCACAAGCTCTCCATCAACATCATCAACGAGGACGGCGAATCTCTCGACCCGAACAACATGCCGATCGAGCCCGAGTTCGAAGTCCAGCTTCCGAAGAACGTTCCTTTCCTGACCCGCAACATCGTCATGAACCTGCAAGGCCTCCGCTTCGAGGAAGCCGGCATCTACTCCATCGACATCGGTTGCGACGGTGAGGTCCTCGTCCGTCTGCCACTGCGCATTGTCCAGGTCTCCCAAGGCCCCAACGGCGAAACTCAGTTGGCGTAA
- a CDS encoding SDR family NAD(P)-dependent oxidoreductase, whose amino-acid sequence MPETASFSCALITGASAGLGEEFAFQIAPRVRKLVLVARREPLLLQLADRVRSQFPHVAVAVHAVDLNISAERETLVKDLTASGFLPDLLVNNAGLGDYGEFATATWERLRSMLYVNIEALTHLSHALVPEMIRRGGGAIINVSSLASTLPIPDFAVYAATKAYVSSFSEALRIELREHHIRVLAVCPGPVRTEFGKVSRRSPDGPGMPSSKSAYVPKEQVVAEALAGLDRNVARVYPGIKIAAAALLISAMPMVVIRFAMGFRPRR is encoded by the coding sequence ATGCCAGAAACCGCTTCCTTTTCCTGTGCCCTCATCACCGGCGCATCCGCCGGCCTGGGTGAGGAGTTCGCATTCCAAATCGCGCCACGAGTCCGAAAGCTCGTTCTCGTGGCGCGTCGCGAGCCGCTTCTTCTGCAGCTCGCGGACCGCGTGAGATCGCAGTTCCCTCACGTGGCCGTCGCCGTTCATGCCGTGGACCTGAACATTTCCGCCGAGCGTGAGACGCTGGTGAAAGATCTGACCGCGAGCGGGTTCCTGCCTGACCTGTTGGTGAACAATGCCGGCCTCGGCGACTACGGCGAGTTTGCCACCGCCACCTGGGAACGGTTGCGGTCCATGCTGTATGTGAACATCGAGGCGCTCACCCACCTCAGCCATGCGCTCGTTCCGGAAATGATCCGGCGCGGCGGCGGAGCCATCATCAACGTCAGCTCGCTCGCCAGCACGCTGCCCATCCCGGACTTCGCGGTCTATGCCGCGACGAAGGCCTATGTCTCCAGTTTTTCCGAAGCCCTGCGCATAGAACTCCGCGAGCACCACATCCGCGTGCTCGCCGTCTGCCCGGGGCCGGTGAGGACCGAGTTTGGCAAAGTGTCCCGCCGCTCGCCCGACGGTCCGGGCATGCCCTCGAGCAAATCCGCCTACGTGCCGAAGGAACAGGTCGTCGCCGAAGCCCTTGCCGGACTGGATCGCAATGTGGCCCGCGTCTATCCGGGGATCAAAATCGCCGCCGCAGCACTGCTCATTTCCGCCATGCCGATGGTGGTGATCCGTTTCGCCATGGGTTTCCGGCCGAGGAGGTGA
- a CDS encoding GNAT family N-acetyltransferase, which yields MIRTYEPADWAGIWEILEPVFRAGRTYVFPRDIGEDEARRIWIDAPEATFVFVDEGEILGSYYIKPNQPGQGSHICNCGYVVSGRARGKGVASRMCGHSQLQAVERGFLGMQFNLVVSTNEGAVRLWKKLGFDIVGTLPSAFNEPEKGLVDAYVMFKRLGAESCEG from the coding sequence ATGATCAGGACTTATGAACCCGCTGACTGGGCCGGCATATGGGAGATTCTGGAGCCGGTATTCCGCGCGGGCAGGACCTACGTCTTTCCCCGCGATATTGGAGAGGATGAGGCCCGCAGGATCTGGATCGACGCACCCGAGGCCACTTTTGTTTTCGTCGATGAGGGGGAGATACTTGGAAGCTACTACATCAAGCCGAATCAGCCCGGTCAGGGAAGCCACATTTGCAACTGTGGCTATGTGGTGTCGGGCAGAGCCCGTGGCAAAGGGGTGGCTTCCCGGATGTGCGGGCATTCCCAACTGCAGGCGGTGGAGCGTGGTTTCCTCGGCATGCAGTTCAATCTGGTCGTTTCCACGAACGAAGGTGCCGTCCGGCTTTGGAAAAAGCTCGGGTTCGACATTGTCGGAACCCTTCCATCCGCTTTCAACGAGCCGGAAAAGGGATTGGTGGACGCCTACGTGATGTTCAAGCGCCTTGGTGCGGAGTCTTGCGAAGGCTGA
- the recF gene encoding DNA replication/repair protein RecF (All proteins in this family for which functions are known are DNA-binding proteins that assist the filamentation of RecA onto DNA for the initiation of recombination or recombinational repair.) codes for MLSTLRLLDFRCFPTLDLQVPPGGAVLTGDNAQGKTSILEAICLLVRLHSPRTHRMATLARFGSGGFGIAGDPWQSERQVRHSREGLFLKADDEARASQSSYLEDGGLIVWMGNEDLDLVRGPGEGRRRYLDFIGSQLSTDYRRSASRYRQALRAKNLLLKQARPRDAELLAYEEILVEHGTVVMRLRAQLVADLSPLAATAQRDISGKDEPLTLHYLPASGPDLRESMLQARERETRLRQAVVGPHRDELDLRVHGMPASQFASEGQQRTLALSLKLAQGQLLTLRRGAPPIYLLDDIFGELDPSRRNALMHHLPANAQKWITTTHLDWLEETPELRELVRYRLDSGHVKDIPI; via the coding sequence TTGCTCAGCACCCTCCGCCTTCTCGATTTCCGCTGTTTCCCCACGTTGGACCTCCAGGTTCCTCCGGGAGGAGCCGTCCTGACAGGGGACAACGCACAGGGGAAGACATCCATCCTCGAAGCCATCTGCCTGCTCGTCCGGCTGCATTCGCCGCGCACCCACCGCATGGCCACGCTCGCCCGTTTCGGCAGCGGCGGATTCGGCATCGCGGGCGATCCATGGCAGAGCGAACGCCAGGTCCGGCACTCGCGCGAAGGGCTTTTTCTCAAGGCGGACGACGAGGCACGCGCCAGCCAGTCCAGCTATCTGGAAGACGGCGGCCTCATCGTCTGGATGGGGAATGAGGACCTCGACCTTGTCCGCGGCCCCGGTGAGGGGCGCCGCCGCTACCTGGATTTCATCGGCTCCCAGCTCAGCACCGACTACCGCCGGTCCGCATCCCGCTATCGCCAGGCACTGCGGGCGAAGAACCTGTTGCTCAAACAAGCCCGCCCGCGCGATGCCGAATTGCTCGCTTACGAAGAAATCCTCGTCGAGCACGGCACGGTCGTGATGCGGCTCCGCGCCCAGCTCGTCGCGGACCTCTCCCCGCTCGCCGCGACCGCCCAGCGGGACATCAGCGGAAAAGACGAACCCCTCACCCTCCACTACCTCCCCGCCAGCGGGCCCGATCTCCGCGAATCCATGCTGCAGGCCCGCGAACGCGAGACACGCCTGCGCCAGGCCGTGGTGGGTCCGCACCGCGACGAGCTCGACCTGCGCGTCCACGGCATGCCCGCGTCCCAGTTCGCCAGCGAGGGCCAGCAACGCACGCTCGCCCTCTCCCTCAAGCTCGCCCAGGGCCAGCTCCTCACCCTGCGCCGGGGAGCCCCGCCCATCTACCTTTTGGACGATATTTTCGGCGAGCTCGATCCCTCCCGCCGGAACGCCCTCATGCACCACCTCCCCGCAAACGCCCAGAAGTGGATCACCACCACGCATCTCGACTGGTTGGAGGAAACGCCCGAACTGCGCGAGCTCGTGCGCTACCGGTTGGACTCGGGACACGTTAAGGACATCCCCATCTGA
- a CDS encoding peptidylprolyl isomerase, translated as MKFAAVFLPLLSAGPLHAELLATFQTTRGNVTVVLQYDKAPQAVANFITLAQGTRALVNPADGAIHYKRYYTGEKFFRVINESGFKIAQTGSGTGTNSGGPAFTFRDEFHAGLTHVPYVLSMANSGPNSNSSQIFFTGNSSIPSLNNVHTIFGLIPDSASRTTMDAILAGGNDATTITGVTISRTDPAATAFDEHAQNIPTVICPRVRLNVIPGVSNTCVFDTPLTAGDVFQAFGSTTLASGGWISIGSATRRIRLAPGPTMPSVAASPIDNALEAKAFYNLAVTRHPGSVAPDSLANRTITVPFGTGSFTYTFNTTGRAGTITYTTANGIPSGGPFITFNPFTGLQQAPSFDPNNVSVAIYTESIDPGLQWLRLGCDAATSQLISGHHNFQYYNDSYPDPAEHGWEPLAAGAFTISR; from the coding sequence ATGAAATTCGCAGCGGTTTTTCTTCCCCTTTTGTCAGCCGGTCCGCTCCACGCCGAACTGCTTGCCACCTTCCAGACGACCAGAGGAAATGTCACCGTGGTGCTCCAGTATGACAAGGCTCCGCAGGCTGTGGCGAACTTCATTACGCTGGCACAGGGGACGCGCGCGTTGGTCAATCCCGCCGATGGAGCCATCCATTACAAACGATACTACACCGGAGAAAAGTTTTTCAGGGTCATCAACGAATCCGGTTTCAAAATCGCCCAGACAGGCTCCGGCACCGGCACAAACAGCGGCGGCCCGGCTTTCACCTTCCGCGATGAATTCCATGCGGGTCTCACGCACGTTCCCTACGTGCTTTCCATGGCGAACAGCGGCCCGAACTCGAACAGCAGCCAGATTTTCTTCACCGGAAATAGTTCGATTCCCAGTCTGAACAATGTCCACACCATCTTCGGACTTATTCCCGACTCCGCCAGCCGCACCACCATGGACGCCATCCTCGCCGGCGGAAATGACGCCACCACCATCACGGGTGTCACCATCTCCCGGACCGATCCGGCGGCGACCGCGTTTGATGAACACGCCCAGAACATCCCCACTGTCATCTGCCCCCGTGTCCGGCTGAACGTGATCCCCGGCGTTTCCAACACCTGCGTCTTCGACACTCCTCTCACCGCCGGGGATGTTTTCCAAGCCTTCGGCTCCACCACTCTCGCATCCGGCGGCTGGATTTCCATCGGCAGCGCCACAAGACGTATCCGCCTTGCCCCTGGTCCGACGATGCCTTCCGTGGCGGCAAGTCCCATCGACAATGCTCTTGAAGCAAAAGCATTTTACAACCTTGCCGTTACGAGACACCCAGGTTCCGTCGCCCCCGACAGTCTCGCGAACCGCACCATAACCGTTCCCTTCGGGACTGGTTCGTTCACCTACACATTCAACACGACCGGCAGGGCGGGCACCATCACTTACACCACTGCCAATGGCATTCCGTCAGGTGGGCCATTCATCACTTTCAATCCCTTCACAGGGCTTCAGCAGGCTCCTTCCTTCGATCCGAACAACGTCAGCGTCGCCATATACACAGAAAGTATCGATCCCGGTCTTCAGTGGCTCAGACTCGGATGCGACGCCGCCACAAGCCAGTTGATCAGCGGTCATCATAACTTTCAATACTACAACGACAGCTATCCCGATCCAGCTGAGCATGGTTGGGAACCACTGGCCGCAGGCGCGTTTACCATAAGCAGATAG
- a CDS encoding PKD domain-containing protein — MNFRKHISLLLGLALLAIVTLLWLGRTGEKPSLPLVAHPQGKNVVSVTEEVFSDFSRWLEDQARADTAGQMSHEATGLQLARARRVAMETLIRTDPRRALEQAVTLDVWKKLPPEIQAEVEEPFSTIANYRVFPVCVTGSPDPAGTKEIANFPDATRWTEIEGGPTLESHVFGRRSGLDTKEKSPVQGIRIGSLAALREGIFHQPAPDELSVMEKLYPLANPFPERDFATGQDLGPQPVTVVAGGKIFKFADMASFQEFNKALEAMDEKPGPHTGAGTIFLPKASDGAGGFNLVEAIALNNQLASAWTETKKKVFMIRCDFSDKTNASFPVVNAGTYGALLNTTVSDNIRNYSYGKTWIEATVSATITRLPQPSSYYDDDIGGGTTRNSDLLSNAKAAYQAANPAFVPSSYDIIGVWFVNIAMKSGGLEYAGLAGGADLWIQGTSSADVHVHEFGHNYGLGHSSFWTPPVASTNPVDPAGTSEEYGDVFDVMGDGPLPEGAFHSQAKQRLNWLATGEWTDATASGSATHRLYQIDDRDTTGVRGLRVTKATGEYYWLSYRRLFANNWLRAGANVVWQRPSQTRSWLIDTTPTSLAGTADRTDGSIAIGRTFSNGNTHITPLARGGDSPQEYLDVRVNIGPFPGNVAPTVSLRGPSTLAARQTSLFIAEAADGNGDELAYSWDFGQGFTFDNHPIAPYAWNSGGTYTVKVTVSDMKGNTAQATKTVTVADPITTWTARANSSTGDFNALAASTDKVIAVGEDYSSGKGPVATSIDGVTWNSHQLGNNQHMSAMTWDGAKFLLAGQEYNFDISDWVGCILTSPTGNSGSWTRRLFTGPPLSGIAYGGGVYVVISDDGTVRRSTDGITWSAASSVTTSYISGLSYGGGKFVAVGRGVFSTSGNGVALTSPDGITWTDTSGGAGLLSWQDLRHVHWAGDRFFASGFYSKLRHSTDLGTTFTSTRTPLGEDAAGVAYGNGVWFAAATDWENSGVDIDLVSSDGANWTNLTTPALDDRNAAIFFNNTFITAGRNHSIRQSGIIAPNANGYYAWRETQFPDHGPLSTPDGDSDADSISNLMEYALGRSPLASSGGNGASALPQGIVAGEPLLNDRISLLIDMPQPAAPDLTYIIEGSSTLVGSWTPIATKVGTGIWTWNAGGTSRIVTGSPVGGRAIVKIGDAVPLANQPARFLRMRTQVNQ; from the coding sequence ATGAACTTTCGGAAACACATATCCCTGCTGTTGGGGCTCGCATTGCTAGCCATTGTTACCCTGCTCTGGCTCGGTCGAACCGGAGAGAAACCCTCCCTCCCGCTTGTGGCCCATCCCCAAGGGAAAAACGTCGTCTCTGTCACTGAGGAGGTTTTTTCCGATTTCTCCCGTTGGTTGGAAGATCAAGCACGGGCCGACACCGCCGGACAAATGTCACATGAGGCAACAGGACTTCAACTCGCCCGCGCGCGTCGTGTCGCTATGGAAACTCTCATCCGGACGGACCCTCGCCGGGCGCTTGAGCAGGCCGTCACGCTGGATGTATGGAAAAAGCTCCCGCCCGAAATCCAGGCGGAGGTCGAGGAGCCTTTCAGTACGATTGCCAACTACCGCGTATTTCCCGTATGCGTCACCGGTTCGCCCGATCCAGCGGGGACCAAAGAGATAGCTAATTTTCCGGATGCCACACGCTGGACGGAGATAGAGGGAGGACCCACGCTGGAGAGTCATGTGTTCGGTCGCAGGAGCGGGCTGGATACAAAGGAAAAATCACCCGTCCAAGGCATCCGCATAGGCAGTCTGGCCGCGCTGCGTGAGGGAATATTCCACCAACCGGCTCCTGATGAACTTTCGGTGATGGAAAAACTTTATCCGTTGGCAAACCCATTTCCAGAGCGGGACTTCGCCACAGGTCAGGACCTCGGGCCACAACCCGTGACGGTCGTTGCGGGCGGGAAAATTTTCAAATTCGCCGATATGGCGAGCTTCCAGGAATTCAATAAGGCACTCGAAGCCATGGATGAAAAACCAGGCCCCCATACCGGAGCCGGTACCATTTTCCTACCGAAAGCCTCCGACGGAGCCGGAGGTTTCAATCTTGTCGAAGCCATCGCCCTCAACAACCAGTTGGCCAGCGCGTGGACGGAGACCAAGAAAAAGGTGTTCATGATCCGCTGTGATTTTTCCGACAAAACGAACGCCTCCTTTCCAGTGGTGAACGCCGGCACTTACGGCGCGTTGTTGAATACCACGGTATCCGACAACATCAGGAACTACTCCTACGGCAAAACCTGGATCGAAGCGACAGTCTCCGCAACCATCACCCGCCTGCCACAGCCATCCAGCTACTATGACGACGACATCGGCGGCGGGACCACCCGGAACTCGGATCTCCTTTCGAATGCGAAAGCCGCGTATCAGGCGGCCAATCCGGCGTTCGTTCCCTCAAGCTATGACATCATCGGAGTCTGGTTCGTCAATATAGCAATGAAGAGCGGAGGCTTGGAATATGCGGGCCTGGCGGGCGGGGCCGATCTCTGGATCCAGGGAACATCCTCGGCGGATGTGCATGTCCATGAATTCGGCCATAACTATGGCTTGGGCCATTCCAGCTTCTGGACTCCTCCCGTCGCAAGCACCAATCCGGTCGATCCTGCCGGAACCTCCGAAGAATATGGCGACGTGTTCGACGTGATGGGAGACGGCCCCTTGCCCGAAGGGGCCTTCCACTCACAGGCGAAACAGCGGCTCAACTGGCTGGCCACCGGCGAATGGACCGACGCCACCGCCAGCGGAAGCGCCACCCACCGGCTCTACCAGATCGACGACCGTGACACCACGGGCGTCCGCGGCCTGCGGGTGACCAAGGCCACAGGAGAGTATTACTGGCTCAGCTACCGCCGCCTCTTCGCCAACAACTGGCTCAGGGCGGGAGCGAACGTCGTCTGGCAACGCCCGAGCCAGACCCGCTCATGGCTCATCGATACCACTCCCACATCGCTTGCCGGAACGGCGGATCGCACGGATGGATCGATCGCGATAGGTCGCACGTTTTCAAACGGCAACACCCACATCACCCCGCTCGCCCGTGGAGGGGATTCTCCACAGGAATATCTTGATGTCCGTGTGAACATCGGACCGTTTCCCGGCAATGTGGCTCCGACCGTCAGCCTCCGCGGACCTTCCACCCTCGCAGCGAGACAGACCAGCCTCTTCATTGCGGAAGCCGCGGATGGAAATGGCGACGAGCTCGCCTATTCATGGGATTTCGGCCAGGGCTTCACCTTCGACAACCACCCCATCGCCCCCTACGCGTGGAACAGCGGCGGCACCTATACCGTGAAGGTCACCGTTTCCGACATGAAGGGGAATACCGCGCAGGCGACGAAAACCGTCACGGTTGCGGATCCGATCACCACGTGGACCGCGCGGGCCAACAGCTCGACCGGCGACTTCAACGCGCTGGCGGCAAGCACCGACAAGGTGATTGCCGTGGGCGAGGATTATTCAAGCGGCAAAGGACCGGTCGCGACCTCCATCGACGGAGTGACCTGGAACTCCCATCAACTGGGCAACAACCAACACATGTCCGCCATGACATGGGACGGAGCCAAGTTCCTGTTGGCCGGACAAGAGTACAATTTCGACATTTCAGACTGGGTGGGCTGCATTCTCACCTCTCCCACTGGAAACTCCGGTTCATGGACACGCCGCCTCTTTACGGGCCCTCCTCTCTCAGGTATCGCCTACGGGGGAGGAGTCTATGTGGTGATCTCTGATGATGGAACCGTCCGGCGGTCGACAGACGGCATCACCTGGTCGGCGGCCAGTTCCGTCACCACTTCCTACATATCGGGTCTTTCCTATGGTGGAGGGAAATTTGTGGCTGTCGGGCGCGGAGTTTTCAGCACAAGCGGAAATGGCGTGGCCCTCACCTCCCCGGATGGGATCACCTGGACCGACACCTCCGGCGGTGCCGGCCTGCTCTCATGGCAGGATCTCCGCCATGTCCATTGGGCCGGAGATCGGTTTTTCGCCAGCGGCTTTTATTCCAAGCTGCGCCACTCCACCGATCTGGGGACCACTTTCACCAGCACCCGAACTCCACTGGGAGAGGATGCCGCGGGAGTGGCCTACGGCAATGGCGTGTGGTTCGCAGCTGCAACGGATTGGGAAAATTCCGGTGTCGATATCGATCTCGTTTCTTCCGACGGAGCCAATTGGACCAATCTCACCACCCCGGCCCTTGATGACCGGAATGCGGCCATCTTCTTCAACAACACCTTCATCACGGCCGGAAGAAATCACAGCATCCGCCAGAGCGGCATCATCGCCCCAAATGCGAACGGATACTACGCCTGGCGCGAAACCCAGTTTCCCGACCATGGTCCCCTCTCCACTCCGGATGGAGACAGCGACGCCGACTCCATCAGCAACCTGATGGAATACGCACTCGGGCGCTCGCCACTCGCAAGCTCGGGCGGCAACGGCGCGAGCGCCCTGCCGCAGGGTATCGTCGCCGGAGAACCGCTGCTCAACGACCGCATTTCCCTTCTCATTGACATGCCCCAACCTGCGGCACCGGATCTTACCTACATCATCGAAGGTTCGTCCACATTGGTGGGCAGTTGGACACCCATCGCCACGAAAGTAGGCACCGGGATCTGGACATGGAATGCGGGCGGAACCTCGCGCATCGTCACCGGATCCCCGGTGGGTGGCCGGGCCATCGTTAAAATCGGCGACGCTGTCCCTCTCGCCAACCAACCCGCACGCTTCCTCAGAATGCGGACACAGGTAAACCAATAG